The sequence cgaacttaaaagtatcataaatattttggatgtttttatatatattaaaaataattcggttcagatcggattagatttcaattcttcaaataccaaaattttgaataattaagatatttaatcaaatctggttcggatttagtactacttatttgGATTGGAATCGGATCGGTTCGATTCTTCGAATTTGAGTTTTTTGCCCAActctaaatagtgacataaaaagcaAATAGCTTCatacatcatatttttttaaaaaaaatacacccgcacgggcgtgcgggtcaaaatctagtattacttATACGCGAATTAATGAATAAATGATCTAAGCCCTGATTTTTGGATTGTGTAACGTTCCACCTTATCAACAATGTGTTGTACACTCGGCCAGGCCACCGCCATTTCAagtttattttgtattatttgttTGGAACATATAAACGCTTTAAGAAAAGATCAACGTTTTGATTTTTAAAGTGATCAAATGATATAACTCATACGTAATTTATTTGTAGACTCTTAACGTACCATTCTGACGTCAAGACAATCCCACAATGACTACAGCAAGTTAACAACACATGTATCAAGCTTTTAGATCTGATACTCGTTTATGTTTCTACAAAAagttaatgatatatatatttttttttttttgaaaaagaaaagttaATGATATTTCATAACTAATCGGTTGGGCAGCAGCTAGTAGAACACCtaaaaagattatttataatttgatcCTGGCATAAGAAATCTAACATTTATTTAAAGTTGTTACCTCCCAAACTGGCTAAGGTAGTTCCTGAGCAAATGTGTAACAGCAGAGACATCGTAGTGGTTCCATTTTATTGGATCCAGGAGTGACGGGTCAGGTGCATCAGGAAACTTGTAGATCACGGTTGCACCAATGCATTTCTTaaactcaaatatatatatatatatatataatgtattatTATCTGTCACGTAACCATTCTTTTTCTATCTTCTGGTTCAACGGTGGTGAAACCTTTCGTCTGAGACTTGGAGAGTCTCAATGCCTTTCATCGCGGAGTCATACTGTTTCCTGGTGGAAGATGATCTCTTCCCTTCTGTCGTTGAAACCACCGCAGAGTTTCTTACTCCACCGCCTGCATAGTGTAGCTCCTCCGACGTTACTCTCCTTGATGATCCTGCTGACTGTGCAAACAGTGACTCTCTTGGCATCTGCGAATTAAAAACAAAGTCAACACCCTTTTAGAGAAACAATGAAACAGAGCAAAATTTTTTGAATACCGTAGGGGCTCTAGTAGCTGCAGAGTTGTCAAGAGCTCCAGAGGCTCTCCTTCTTGATGAATCCATCGTTGGTCTCACTCTCTCTTCCTCCCcttcaagaaacaaatcaaaacaaagCTTAAAAAACTTTTCAAACATTCTATTGGTTAAAGATGTTCTGTTACCCGCACTGGTTCCAGCCGCAGGAGTTAAGACGCCACGTGATGGAGGAGCTGTTAGCTGTGACTTTTGGTACTTTAATATGGTCCAGTCAAAAACATAATCCAATTGAAACCCTGCAGTAAAGAAAGTGTAAAAAGTAAAGTGTGTTGTTTGGGAGAAACATGGAGGGCAAAAGATTGAAGAACCTTCGCGGACAAAGAGATCCCGGAATATTCTTTTGAGATAGTTGTAGTCTGGTTTATCATCAAACCGGAGCGAGCGGCAGTAGTGGAAGTAAGATGCGAGTTCAGATGGGTAGCCACGGCATAAAGACTGGAGGAGGCAAGTTGTGTCAAGTACAAGTTAAGGATCAGACTTTGTGATGGAGAGAGTTTACCTCGATTGATGTAGAGACTTTCTTTTCGCTGATTCTCTCATACTTTTGTTTCTTGGTTCCAGCTTTAAGTCCTTGCCATGGAAGACTGAAAAGGAAACCACGAGAAAACATTCTTTATAAGGAATGTGAAGAACAAAGTGAAAGAATGAGGCTTGTAGGTAAGATGATAGTACTCACCTTCCTTTAAGGAAGTACATGAGGATGTAACCAAGAGATTCTAAGTCATCTCTTCGGCTTTGTTCTGTATGATATAACAAGAGGTATTAGTATAAGGACAGTTTCTGGAGTAAGCATGCGGGTTCAAGTAGTtcg comes from Brassica rapa cultivar Chiifu-401-42 chromosome A02, CAAS_Brap_v3.01, whole genome shotgun sequence and encodes:
- the LOC103851790 gene encoding casein kinase 1-like protein 12 isoform X1, whose protein sequence is MEARVGNKFRLGRKIGSGSFGEIYLGTHIQTHEEVAIKLENAKTKHPQLLYESKLYRLLQGGTGVPNVKWFGVEGEYNVLVIDLLGPSLEDLFNFCSRKLSLKSVLMLADQMITRVEYFHSKSFLHRDLKPDNFLMGLGRRANQVYIIDFGLAKKYRDNTTHQHIPYRENKNLTGTARYASMNTHLGIEQSRRDDLESLGYILMYFLKGSLPWQGLKAGTKKQKYERISEKKVSTSIESLCRGYPSELASYFHYCRSLRFDDKPDYNYLKRIFRDLFVREGFQLDYVFDWTILKYQKSQLTAPPSRGVLTPAAGTSAGNRTSLTNRMFEKFFKLCFDLFLEGEEERVRPTMDSSRRRASGALDNSAATRAPTMPRESLFAQSAGSSRRVTSEELHYAGGGVRNSAVVSTTEGKRSSSTRKQYDSAMKGIETLQVSDERFHHR
- the LOC103851790 gene encoding casein kinase 1-like protein 12 isoform X2; translated protein: MEARVGNKFRLGRKIGSGSFGEIYLGTHIQTHEEVAIKLENAKTKHPQLLYESKLYRLLQGGTGVPNVKWFGVEGEYNVLVIDLLGPSLEDLFNFCSRKLSLKSVLMLADQMITRVEYFHSKSFLHRDLKPDNFLMGLGRRANQVYIIDFGLAKKYRDNTTHQHIPYRENKNLTGTARYASMNTHLGIEQSRRDDLESLGYILMYFLKGSLPWQGLKAGTKKQKYERISEKKVSTSIESLCRGYPSELASYFHYCRSLRFDDKPDYNYLKRIFRDLFVREGFQLDYVFDWTILKYQKSQLTAPPSRGVLTPAAGTSAGEEERVRPTMDSSRRRASGALDNSAATRAPTMPRESLFAQSAGSSRRVTSEELHYAGGGVRNSAVVSTTEGKRSSSTRKQYDSAMKGIETLQVSDERFHHR